GCTGGCCAGGTTTCAGGGGGATGGAGTAAGATACAAAGCCAAGCTGATTGGCATTGATGATGTACCAGAAGCCCGAGGGGACAAAATGAGCCAGGACTCCATGATGAAACTGAAGGTGTAAATTCAAAATGGCTATCCTCATAAGTCTATTAGTAACACATCCGGAATGACTGCCTTTTGCACAGATGATATTGAAAACCACTCCTTTTTacgtttgtctttgtgttttctaATGCACTATAGCAGAACCTTTTGATAACTGACATGTGACACTTATGTAGTTTCATCATATCTGGTTGTAGGGCATGGCAGTAGCTGCTCGTTCCCAAGGCAAGCACAAGCAGAGAATGTGGGTGACCATCTCACTCACGGGCATCAAACTCATCGATGAGAAGACCGGCGTAAGAAgcacaattttttattttttttccctccttcctcttccttcaCTATTCTCCTGGTTCCCATGCCCCTCTCTCTGATCCTGACGCTTGTGGGGTTTTATGGGCCTGTTGCTGacctcctctccttcctgcaGGTGATCGAACATGAACATGTAGTGAACAAGATTTCCTTCATTGCCCGAGACATCACGGATAACCGAGCGTTCGGATATGTGTATGGGGCGGAGGGACAACACCAGTTCTTTGCCATAAAGACAGCCCAGCAGGTCCTTCCTGGCTCTCGGTCCAGCTGTGCAATCACCCAAGGATGTTTCTTTATGAATATTTACAGTGCAGCATGGGATGGAAATGAGTTTGAATTGCTGTCTGCTGTTTTGCTCTAGCGTTGCTTTGATGCTCTTGTATGGCTTGCATGTTGTCCTGCGTTCTGTGCTTGTTGCCCCCTGCAGGCTGAACCACTGGTCTTGGACCTGAAGGATCTGTTTCAGCTCATCTTCAACATGAAGAAAAAGGAAGCGGAGTCTGCACACAAGGTACACATGGTTCCAGTGAACTTGAAATAAGACCTAAACAAACTTGGAATTGGAggtaaaatgaacataaaattaGAGCTAAAACAAAGTTTAACTGAATTGGTATCTGTGGCTCTTGCTGTTACCTGCGCGGACTGCTGCGGTGAAACTCGTCTTTTTGCCAGTATCTGAATTTGAAGCATTACTGCACCCTAGTGCTGATTTTGCAGAATTGCAGTGCTTGTATCAAAAATGTATGTACCtattctttttctcctttataAACATCCTTTATGTAGTGTTGTTCACCTGTTTTACAGAATGAAACCAGTACTGTAGCAGTTGAGGTAAGTAGTGCCACTTTGGTTTTTATGCTCTTTTGATTCGGCTTCACATTTGAGAACTGTTAATTGGACAAGGGTAactcggtggttaaggtactggactagtaatcagaacgttgccagttcaagcccaacCACCACCAatctgccactgttggggcccctgagcaaggcccttaatcctcaattgctcaagttgtactcggtcataattctaagttgctttggataaatgctataaatgtaaatgttaatttctCATTAAGAATGGAGGGGAGGCTTTGCTCAGTTTGGATGGTGACGTGGACACAGTGAAAGTAAGACCTCTAACATATTACTCCTTATTACATATAAAAttaatgcaaagtgatttttttttttaaataatcatttaagaCATCCcttagtagtgtgtgtgtgtgtgtgtagcctgtggAGCCAGTGAACCTTTTTGGTGACATGTCCACACCCCCTGACATCAACTCTCCCACGGTAACACACATTACTCATCTCATTAATTGAATGACTTTGTTTTCAGTTTACTAATCACTGGTCATTTTCTTGCCAAATTGAGTAAGCTGTGGTGTATATCATTTGATTGTGGGATTGTGGGttctattctttttttgtttgttttgtgatcAGGATGCTTGGAAAAATCACAGACAGGTAAAGTTTGGGTTGCCTAATCAGTAATGAGCCAGTCTAACAATGAGCTGCTTCTCAAACCATTCTACACTGCTTCATTTACTATATGGACTCTTAAACTGTTTCTTTGAGGAGAGAATTATTTTATGTAGTGCTTTTAACACTAAGTGGCAACAAAGCAGCTATACAAGTATCTAGGTCAGAAATGGCTATCATTCCCCATTATTGAATGGCCACTGCAATAGTATCCCATTTGATGGACTTTAAATAACCAGCTAGTCAGTAATGAGGACTCTAActtgtctctttgtctctgtcgcTGTCCTCCTTTCATTTTCTGCCCATCTTCTATTTCCCAAATTCTTCTTTTGCCCTTTCCTTTTTCAGCCTGACAGTGTTTTGTTGCTGGAGCTTGCTGCTGTGATTGACGCCAATCAAAACCACATTAAGGGAAATCCTTTCATCTCCTATCCCACAGTTCCATGCAACACACCCAATGATGGCCCTTTTTCTTCCTCGTTAGCCCTGTTCCGCACTCCCAGTCCAGATCCATTCAGCAATGATCCCTTTCCTCCTGTCAATAGTCAGGATGACTTCTTACCCTTGTCATCCAATTGTGAAACAGGTCCTCTTGATGGCCTCTTGAACAGGCCAATAGCATGTAACAGTCTGACTGGAGACTCTGCCCCTAACGGTCAGCTAGTCAAAGACCTGTCTGATGGCTGGTGCCCAAAGAACACCGTGGATGCACCAGTTGAGTTTCTGTCAAAGAACGTGAAGGGCAGCAGTCCTTTAAGTGTGCCATTACAAGCTCCTCCCTTCTGTACCATGTTTGATAAAGTGGTACTCCCTGTGCTCCCAACACCTTCTCCTTTTGGCAGTGGTCTCAGCCAATCACTGCACCTTTCGGTTCAAACTCCACCCCTCTGTTGTGGTGAAACTGCACCACCTGTTGTGCGAAATGGAGGGGTGATGCCCCTTTGCCCTCCACCTGCGAGTTCTAAGCATGGGCATGTACAAGGCAGAGCTAAGGTAAACCTTTAGCACAGAGAGGAAACGGAATATTAGGGGATTCACTTGATGGCAGGCTGGAATTTTACTGTGCAACTTCCACTTACCTTGATCCCTTTTTGGCAGTTGTGCTACTCTCTGAACCACTGAGTATGCTAAAACCATGCTTACTGATGTGAGGTTCAGGATAGCAGTATGGTTTTTAATCCTATCGAGAGAGATTTGTTTACAGGTTATTCAGAATTGGTTGCATAAAGTAGTATAaaggttcctttttttttttttttttttttttctcctcaatGAAACAGTAAGCTTGATTACATGTGACATTGCATGGAAGTTGCATTGTGAAGCCAACATTCTGCTGCCTGGTGGTGGTTTATGGTTGTATTGTGTAGACGGAGTTGTGTTGCCTGGTGATGGTTGGGATTTTATGGTGGGGAGCTGTATTTTTGGTGCCACTGTGGTCTGAGATGTACTTAAGAATGTGGTGGGATTTGTTGTATATTAATGGGGATTGTTTATAAGCTCTCTTCTGGTGATACTGTATCAGTATCATATATGCCTTGATTGCTTTtcttactctgtgtgtggttttaaaaaagaaaggaaccttcaattttaaaaagtgggaAGCGGAGGAGTTCTAGGTGGTTAAAGGACTTCCTTTTGCTTCCTCTTGCGTAGAAGTGACTTTACAgccctaacacacacccactaactTGCATTTCCTCTATATATGTGCATGCTTATGAAAGCCCGGTTTGGGTTTAATAGTGAACTGTCTGCTTTGCATGCCGCAGTAGAAGTAGATGAGGTAAGCGCTGTCTATTACATGCAAACTGTATGAAAAATATTCCAGAATTTCCTAATGAATCTTGCATGTATGCACATTTGGTAAAAACTATCCAACAAATCCCTACATTTAGTGACTCCATTTAGTCCCCAACTTTCCAGACTTTTTTCTGGCTGTAACTTCTTTAGCATAGACTTTGACATCGAGTCTCTCTGTGGGTCTTTTAACACTCTGCTTTCTCCACAGTCTCCTGGAAGTGATGTGTTTGGGGCCAACTTGTTTGACCCTCCAGCACAGAATGATGGTGCATCTACAACCCAGTCCAGCATCTCGCTCCCTGTAGATCTGTTtaaccccaccaccacatcTTCGCTAGCCTCCCTCGGTCAGACACCAGTTTACTTCTCGTCACTCTAACAAGCTATACACCCGCCCAGCTTAATCTCTCTGTCTTGAGGCTGTATGGAATCTACCATATTGCACAATTCCATTTAGTCCCACATTGtttaaatataactttttttctGGGTCCAAATATCACAGCCTGAtgcttttagtttttagtttagaAAATCTTGGTGTGCATAGGGACATAGTATTAAGTCTATAGTTTGTGGTGCTCTACATCGATGATTGCACACACAGGATTGTATTTCACCAGGGCAAGTATAGAACCTAAGAATATGGATACTACAGATCATGGTGGACTGGCTGTTGGTGTACCCTGCTTGTGTTAGTTGTCTACAAATTAAATGCTGTTCTCACTCTGCCCCTTTAGGATCAATGTCCCTGGGACCTCCATCTGTTTCTCCAGGGACAGGCCCTTGGGGTTCAACAGGAACCTCAATGTTTCCTGCTCAGGGCCACATTCCCCAAGTACGAATCCAGGGTGCTCCTCCAAGTTCCTACACACCTGTTTTTGGGACACCATCAGTACCTCAGTGGGGCCAACAGGCAGCTTCCCCTTTTGCCCCCCCTGCTGCCACCCCAACCTGGGGCCAGCAAGGTGGTGTGGGGCCCATGGCCTCATGGCCATCATCTGGTCCTACATCAAACCCCTTTTCAGGAGGTCCGTTTGCTCTCACAATCCCTCCAGGAGGAATGATGGCATCTCAAGAGCCCTCAGTCATCCCTCCCCGAGCTCCCCCTCGCCCCCCAGTGAAAGAAGATGCACCCACCATTAAAAGTGCTTTCAGAGCTCTAGACCCCCTTGGGGGGAGGGAACAGAAGAGTGGGAAGGACATGTTCAAAGATTTCCATATGGCTAAACCAGGCACTGCCCCTGTGCCTGGCTCAACCACCAATGGCTCGTTTGACCAGTACTTCTCTAGCAAAGTGGGTGTGCCCCAGGAAGCAGCAGACTATGATGACTTTGACATAAACCAACTCGCCGGAAAAGCCATCGGTACTTACTAGGACTTAAAATGGCCTAAAGcaagaaacaaaataacacTGATATGGAGaactgttattttattttatgttcttaTTTCCAGAACCTTCCAAACCTCCACTGCAACAAGCATCCACAACTGCAGTCCCAACTCAGGGCTATAGCCTGACTCCTTCCCCAGCAGGAGGTCTCTTGGATGCGGCCTTCTCACCGGTTCCAGCCCCAGGTCCATCAGGGCAAGGCCCTGTACCAGCCCCCACCCTTTTTAATGACCCATTTGGAAGTAGCTTCTTTGGAGCCCCACCCACATCTACAGTAAGCAAGAATGGACAGATGTAGTGACCAGAATAAGCTCTCTTGTACTGGAGTTCTGGAAGAGATCTGTAATGAGTGGAGTTGTTGTCACATAAGACATGATTTAATTGGTTCCTTTGCAGGCTGCTCCAGCTGTAcagaccactacaaaagcagATCCTTTTGGAGATCCCTTTGGAGGAAATCCCTTTGCCTAGGCTGCAATGCTCAGGTGTGTAAATCAATCAGCTCACCCTCTTCTCATATAATTTGACCATTCTGTCTTTTAATGATAGCATTTTATCTGGCCTTTTGGATTGCTGTAGCAAGACTCTGTGGTATAAATTGaatgtctgtatgcatgtgctCCAAAACTGAGTTTGGAATGTAATGGCACTTTAATGGCACTCAGTAGCAATGGCAgtatctctctctttggctCGTTTTCCAATGCATGCATCCAAATTTGAACCATCAGCTTTTTTCACAGGCCTAAAGTTTTGAAGTGGTTTCTGTCTGAGCAGCTGAGTATGTGCTAGTGCTGCTGCAGGTGCTGCTGATATTGTGGCAACTGCAGCCTGATTGTTGAGCATGTTATTGGCCAACTCGTATAATGCCCATGATTGGTGACCTGGTGTAGGTTTGTGACTCCTTGCAGGCATAGTCCTTATCAGTGGGTGACTAGATGCTCAGGTCCCTTGGAATTGAGCAGCAGTTTGATGCATTGTTACATTTATGAGCTATCTGGTAGTTGTTGCTacttttttgtgtttgggaTGAACCTATTATGTATGTTTTAGTAGGTTCAAATGCCATCTGTCAGTAGGCTATGCAGCTTATTGTGTATTAGTATCCAGGCAGTATGCTTCTCCCATTAGTTTTACTAGTATTTTAATGTCTGTTAATGTCACTAAACACATGGGCTGAAAAACCAGGGTTTACTGTTTACACGGTCTATGATGGTCATGTGCAGTTCCTGTGGAGGTGTATATTTTTCCTGTTGTCTTTATTTCAGGAACCCCAGAAAACCCCAGCCCTCGTCCCACATGCGACTGCACCTGCTCTCTGTATACGTCTCCTGCTTCTTTGTCTTTTGtaactgacctcagatcagcctACCCCTTATTAAAATCAGCTCCATTTCCCCCAGTGTGCCTGTGATCACGTGAAGCAAACACAAATGGAAACTGAGGGTATAAGAGAAAGTTTGAGGCAAAATATGTGACTAGCATAAGTGTACCATGTATGGAGTTTCCATGGACATATTTGATAATGTGCTTCATTCTGTCTGACATTAAAGAAAGCATGAATTGATGCTTGTCTCCTGTTGTCTTTCCCCAACTGTTCATCAAACATtttgccaaaacaaacaaccaaaatgtTTGCCATTTTGAAATGACCTTGTACAATATGTTCATAAAGTGCCAGTGCAGATCTTGAGATTACAATTGCATGGTTGCTTGGTTTTACTACAACTGTGGATGACGAAAGGAGTCTGAAAACACATTctcttcatacacacaaactaattCCTATATGAACAGATGACTTAAGCAAACAATGTGGGAAGGACATGGAATTTAATTACGAAGCATCGGGCAGTGACGAGGAGTCATGCCACAGGACCTCCTCCTCTGTGCAGCCTTTGTTTGGTCTTGGGAGCTGTTTACAGCAGCACTACTTTGGTTCAGGACGCAGGGTGCATACCGTTCCAGCCCAGCCTGCAGCGCCTGCCGTTGCTAGGGTGAGACAGCTCACAGAGATGTGACTGGATTGCAGAGGCTAGCAAGAGAACACCATCACCGGTGCACCTATTGTCATCTGCCAAGAATTTGCCATTATCCCTTCATCACTATTAATATCGGTTGGACTGTAGCGTTAGGTTGAAAGCTTTACCTCATCCTTTTGTTGAAGCTTGGGGCTTGGATAACTTGGAGTTCATCACAGGGTCTACACTTGCCGCGACTGGATTAAAAAGGGTGGGTTGTTTTGGAAAAACTTATCTTGGGTGGCAGCTCTAGCTAATTTAGCCTCCCACAACATCCCATTGAAAAGCCTTTTTCTATAGTTCTGACATTTAATAAGAGTGAAGAAGTCCATCTGAGAGGCTGAACCTAAACATGTCTCGCCCTCTGTTCAGACGGAATGGAGGCTGGGACCCTCTCCAGGAGTGGCCCAGATCCACCCTTTTGGAACAGTGTGCTAAGGAACCCTCTCTGCTTGAAGGGATTGACAGCAGCTGGCTGGACACAGCCCGGAAAAAGCTGGCAGCATCTCCCTGGCCAGGTTTCTTCTCCTTTCCCTTAGTGACACCTGTGTGCCCGGAGGTGTTGCCTCCACCTCAGCAAAGCCAGGTTTCTCCTGCTGCCTGGAGGATCTCACTGGATGCTGGTCATTTTTGCTCAGAGGAGATCAGTGTTAAAGCCACTAAAGGATATCTGGAGATAGCAGGTAAGTAACAATGTTTGTCTTTATCATTAAAAAGAATTGAaatttcttctcctcttttttcaCAGTTATCCCTAATGCAAACTAAGTTAAAACTCTAAGAAACATGCCATTTGTTAGAAATAATATAATGCAAATTTTAAATTAAGATTAACTTTAAAATGGGCAGGGTAGGTATAttcttttgattttcttttgaaGGGAAACATGAGGAAAGGCAGGATGACCGTGGGATCATTTCCAGAAGCTTTTCAAGGAAGTATAAGTAAGACATTTTACTCGTACGTTTCAGTATTCACTTGCTTCTCAAATAGCTTGCACTGTTGATATGTACTTTATGCTGCCTGATTTCCACAATCTGATATGAAGTGGAGGGAAGAAAACATGATTTAACATTTGATGGAGCTCAGATTATTGTTCTTGGTTATAGATTCTATATTTTGGCTTCAATTCCTCAGGCTGCCAGCAGAGGTCGATCTTCAGCAGTTGAGCTGTTCGCTCTCTGCAGAAGGAATCCTTTCAGTCGAGGCACCGCTGGGCACATCTTCCGCTAGCTTCCCTGCAGAAATCCTTATCCCCATTcagatgaaacaaacacagtaGGTTTGTTCAAGTATGGAAAAGTGACCAACTTTACTGACTGCAAGTGGCCATTATTTAAATCCTGTTTTAATCGATCATTTTGAGTTGGATTGAATCACCACTGAAAGAACAGACTTGCATTTATCTAATTTGAGATTCCAGCTTCATCTGAGAACATTAACTCTTTGTAataaatttgtaatttgtaataaatcCTTCCACATTCAGGTCTAATATTGTACAAAGATGTCTAATAGAATTATTTATAACCACCTGAACTAATCAATTTGCTATTACTTTTTACTCTTTTTACTCTTAATTTTACAGGTTAACTTATTGCaataatgaatcattttcatagtcccttttaaaaaaaaaaaaaattaaaagattgTTTGGTTACAATATATGGTATGAACTGGTGGTCTGTTTTCGCATGACTGGTAATGTATCTATTACAACCGGCAGGCACACAGCAGACTTCATGAGATATACCATCTCATTTACTGAGCTACAGATCTGTAAATCAGACTTTCGTCTGCTGTACTTTACGTTGCAGCCCTGGTCTGACCAGATTCCTCACATTCCTACTCTCCTGGCCCGAGAAGAGAGTAGCTTGGCACTGGCCAGTAGAGGGCAGGCTTTCACTAAGATTGGGTTTACAGCCCTAAAGCTACGGTACAACCCACCAAGCGTCTATGGCTTAATATAAATGAGAACAAGACTCCAAGAACAATTTGGTACTTAAGCCATAAAGCACATATGATGACTTGTTAATAAGAGCTCGGTCTGAAGTTTTAAATTAGCTGTCTAATTTAGACAGCTACAGCTAGTTTAAATATTATGTCACGTTAGATTTAAAGAGTCCTGCCTGAATAACATATTGTGAAATAAAATGCCATAATCTTTGACTTGGCACTAAAGTGAGACAGGCAAGCTATTTATCTCCATGGAGACAACTAAGTACTAGTGTCGGtatggacaagagcatctgttaaatgcTATAAATCTAAGAAACAACCTTGACAGTTATGTACAGTGGCAAAATGCAAAATTCTGGGGCCTCACCACAAGAAGCAGGATGACGGCcccatttcaaaaatgtttattattaattttaaaaatgtattccctCCTGGGGGTGCGCCCCATCTCAGTGCGTGCCCCTCCCTTAAGCCAGTGGTTATGTAGCATTTCAGGGCAAGGGCAAGACATTTTAGTATAGGAACCATAAGTAATGTATAGCTGTATTGCCTAATATTTGATAAATTGGAATTTAGTTGTTAACTAATTCTTAATAGTTCAAATATGCTCTTGGGCATGTTTGAATTGGTCTTTTATTTAGCAGTTGAGTATAAATGAGGACACATGATCTTGTTAGACATGGAACAAACCACTGGATTTGAGCATTAGTGTCTAATTTCTCAGTGTATCTTATGTGCAGATCTTTAACTTGGCATCATCACGGTTACCCTTCATGGAAATGCGATGCTGTGGCTGTAACCTACAGGTTTAGAAAGTAGAACGCTTGTGCGGCATTTTGTGGTCCTGACGTGATTAATTATGAAACCAAAGTCCTTTTGAATACCATGTCAGGAAGATGAGGGTTTTAACTTACACCCATTTTATCAAGCAACTAAGTctattttggaaaatgtttcaTGTATTGATACATTCTTACTGTATGAAGCAGTTTGTGTTGCATGGTTAAGAAATAAGAACAGCATTTGGgaaatcaatatttaatcagAGGTTTTTCCATGTAGTAATGTGAGTCTGCTGTGACCCATGTTTTACCTGCTACTCCAAAAAGTAATCAGAGCGCATTAgtgcatctttattttcagtCTTGTTGAATGTGTCTTGTCATATGCATATTGCACATTTACTGTACTCTTCATTCAGGTTTGAATGTGCCTTTAGGTTCAGTGCAACTTTCCTCACATTCATTAATGCATGTCTAACCTGAATTTTGCATGTGCTGAAATGGAGCACTGTTCATATATGTCATGTTATTCTATACTTGCAGCTTGTACAGTCTTGGGTATCTAAATATATTCATATCCATATGAGCTGGTTAGGGGCAGCTGGATTATGTCCAGTGCTGTTTGCATACTCCAGGCTCACATCCCCCCTTTCCTGCCTTACACACCCTCTTTGGCACATGGGAAGTATAGACAAGAgaagacaagacaagacaacACAAGACAACACAAGACAAGACATTATTGATTCCAAAGGAAATTGCAACGTTACAGTACTGTACAAATTGCACAAGAAATGACATGcattaaatcagaataaatagGGCAGGGTTATAGAAATAAGTTGCAGAAGTACAAAAGTACAGGGTTGTAGAAGTGAATGACAGAAGTACAATATGTTTAAATAAGTAATATTTCCACATCAGTAAACATGGAATGGTACAATTATAACtaagtgtatttaaatataCCTTGCATTGCTGTAAAATAACTGCTTATTTATATAACTTTATCAAGTCATTGTCATATTAATCTGACACTTGGTTTATGAGTACTATGACAAACTGCAAGCATGCTCTGTTCATTATGAATTAAAATACCAAAtacttttaattgttttcagaGGAATTTGCTTTTTCACTTATACTGCCTTCAGTGTTTTAGGAAAATGTTTTAGGTTGCTAATTATTGCAGATTTAATAACCTTACTAAGAATATTAAAAggttttacaatttaaaaactgAGGCTGGATCTGTTACAGTAAATCAGCATGGCAAATTATTTGCTGATTAAGTGAACACAACATGGACATGTGTACAACCGGCAAAAATACACCCAAGAGCCTCTTGAGTTACATTAGGGGAGAGGCAAGGGGTGTGAAATAGTGCAAATGCCTTCAGTTGCGGGGGACCGCAACTCCACGGGGGTTATGAACAAGTGACGTGAGAGTGGACATTTACAGTGGCCATAATGTCTGATTTAGATTTACAACACATTTAATGTCATGTTGTAGACTGTCAATGTCTGCATTTCAATATTATGACCTGTCCAGTGTCTGTGCAAATAAGGAAGAAACCATATGTCTATGCACAATATTTCATACTTGAATGACTTGAATTCCAGTGAACAAACATTAATCTCACATAATACAGACAAGCATAAAGCTccaaaaaaaatgaatatgtctgtgtgtgctaatgaatatgtatgtacagtgctgccagAGGCAGTATATTTCTGGCTCAAGTTTTGAAGTATCATTAATCATTTagaatttacaaaatgtaatcaaaatttcaatgtatttaaaaatgacatataTGTATTAAAAGCACATGTAATGTAATGGTGAACAGCTCCCCAAGATTCTACAAGCCATCTGGCCACAGGTCCAGTTTCATTTCTGTTCTGATTCTAATTGAAATGTTGATGCCTTTGACTTTGCATGGCAAAAATACCTGCCTTCTCCTCTCATTGGTTTTGTACCAATATGCAGTACCACTGTTACACACCTTTAGGCATGTGGGCGTGGCTACACTGTGCTCAGCTGTGATGTTCTGTGTCACTTTTGAAGGTCTTTTGAAGGTCCAACCAAATTCAAGTTTAAGTTAAAGTGTCAGTACCTTAGTTTTTATAACCATAGCCTGTTTCAGCCACATAAAATACCATGCTAAACCAATGTAGGTGTCTTTACAGACActacatttattaaaactatCTCCCATGAAGAGTATGtgagaatatatatacatacacacacacacacacacacacacacacacacacacacacacacacacacacacacaatatacactaATATTAGTATTGAGGTGCTATTCAAGAAATTGTATGATGAATAATGATTTATACTTAAAATAAATCCAGATCTTTATTAGCTGAATGATCTGCTGGCTTTGAGCTAGCATGGGAAAGTTTGCACATTGTCTTCATGGGATGCACACTTAATgttaacataaaatataataatgagAGGTGCTTTTGTGACCACAAAATGGCAGACATTTGGAGTACTATGACATGTGTCCCTAGGTGTAATAATCAATATTACAGATATCAATATTACAGAacttcacacacagagctaacaACATCCCATCTGCTCTGCAATTATTAATTCATTGCCAGTTGTGATA
This is a stretch of genomic DNA from Electrophorus electricus isolate fEleEle1 chromosome 6, fEleEle1.pri, whole genome shotgun sequence. It encodes these proteins:
- the dab2 gene encoding disabled homolog 2 isoform X2, which produces MSTDTQPAAVAPAELATEPNASAVGPETSPAGPATASTPAAGKTFFSREKKKVPEKTDEYLLARFQGDGVRYKAKLIGIDDVPEARGDKMSQDSMMKLKGMAVAARSQGKHKQRMWVTISLTGIKLIDEKTGVIEHEHVVNKISFIARDITDNRAFGYVYGAEGQHQFFAIKTAQQAEPLVLDLKDLFQLIFNMKKKEAESAHKNETSTVAVENGGEALLSLDGDVDTVKPVEPVNLFGDMSTPPDINSPTSPGSDVFGANLFDPPAQNDGASTTQSSISLPVDLFNPTTTSSLASLGSMSLGPPSVSPGTGPWGSTGTSMFPAQGHIPQVRIQGAPPSSYTPVFGTPSVPQWGQQAASPFAPPAATPTWGQQGGVGPMASWPSSGPTSNPFSGGPFALTIPPGGMMASQEPSVIPPRAPPRPPVKEDAPTIKSAFRALDPLGGREQKSGKDMFKDFHMAKPGTAPVPGSTTNGSFDQYFSSKVGVPQEAADYDDFDINQLAGKAIEPSKPPLQQASTTAVPTQGYSLTPSPAGGLLDAAFSPVPAPGPSGQGPVPAPTLFNDPFGSSFFGAPPTSTAAPAVQTTTKADPFGDPFGGNPFA
- the dab2 gene encoding disabled homolog 2 isoform X1, which translates into the protein MSTDTQPAAVAPAELATEPNASAVGPETSPAGPATASTPAAGKTFFSREKKKVPEKTDEYLLARFQGDGVRYKAKLIGIDDVPEARGDKMSQDSMMKLKGMAVAARSQGKHKQRMWVTISLTGIKLIDEKTGVIEHEHVVNKISFIARDITDNRAFGYVYGAEGQHQFFAIKTAQQAEPLVLDLKDLFQLIFNMKKKEAESAHKNETSTVAVENGGEALLSLDGDVDTVKPVEPVNLFGDMSTPPDINSPTDAWKNHRQSPGSDVFGANLFDPPAQNDGASTTQSSISLPVDLFNPTTTSSLASLGSMSLGPPSVSPGTGPWGSTGTSMFPAQGHIPQVRIQGAPPSSYTPVFGTPSVPQWGQQAASPFAPPAATPTWGQQGGVGPMASWPSSGPTSNPFSGGPFALTIPPGGMMASQEPSVIPPRAPPRPPVKEDAPTIKSAFRALDPLGGREQKSGKDMFKDFHMAKPGTAPVPGSTTNGSFDQYFSSKVGVPQEAADYDDFDINQLAGKAIEPSKPPLQQASTTAVPTQGYSLTPSPAGGLLDAAFSPVPAPGPSGQGPVPAPTLFNDPFGSSFFGAPPTSTAAPAVQTTTKADPFGDPFGGNPFA
- the hspb15 gene encoding heat shock protein, alpha-crystallin-related, b15, with the protein product MSRPLFRRNGGWDPLQEWPRSTLLEQCAKEPSLLEGIDSSWLDTARKKLAASPWPGFFSFPLVTPVCPEVLPPPQQSQVSPAAWRISLDAGHFCSEEISVKATKGYLEIAGKHEERQDDRGIISRSFSRKYKLPAEVDLQQLSCSLSAEGILSVEAPLGTSSASFPAEILIPIQMKQTQ
- the LOC113583639 gene encoding disabled homolog 2-like produces the protein MRTLTCLFVSVAVLLSFSAHLLFPKFFFCPFLFQPDSVLLLELAAVIDANQNHIKGNPFISYPTVPCNTPNDGPFSSSLALFRTPSPDPFSNDPFPPVNSQDDFLPLSSNCETGPLDGLLNRPIACNSLTGDSAPNGQLVKDLSDGWCPKNTVDAPVEFLSKNVKGSSPLSVPLQAPPFCTMFDKVVLPVLPTPSPFGSGLSQSLHLSVQTPPLCCGETAPPVVRNGGVMPLCPPPASSKHGHVQGRAKVNL